From Candidatus Methylomirabilota bacterium, a single genomic window includes:
- a CDS encoding squalene/phytoene synthase family protein, which yields LPAGLREPIGLAYLLARAADTVADTRLIARAERIAHLETLRRAVAGAAADVTVVALAAAPHQHGPERRLLERVGEAVARLERLPPADRAAARSVLATLTSGMLFDLTRFPGEDAGSLTALETLAELDQYTYLVAGCVGPFWTALHVAHRPRLQGWNLEEMSARAVRFGKALQMTNVLRDVPGDLRNGRCYLPGRELAALGLKPRDLLDPSATPRVRPLVHRLLAAALEHYAAAWQYTLAIPRLEWRMRLACAWPLLIGLATIEKLAAHSDPLAAPAPIKISRAQVRAILARSLVTVWSNDALAAEAGRRRRRITL from the coding sequence CTGCCGGCCGGTCTGCGGGAGCCGATCGGTCTCGCGTATCTCCTGGCCCGCGCCGCCGACACCGTCGCCGACACGCGCCTGATCGCGCGCGCCGAGCGCATCGCCCACCTCGAGACCCTCCGCCGCGCCGTCGCCGGGGCGGCGGCCGACGTCACCGTCGTCGCCCTCGCCGCCGCGCCTCATCAGCATGGCCCCGAGCGCCGGCTGCTCGAGCGCGTTGGGGAGGCGGTGGCGCGGCTGGAGCGCCTGCCGCCGGCGGACCGTGCGGCGGCGCGCTCCGTGCTGGCGACGCTGACCTCGGGCATGCTCTTCGATCTGACGCGTTTTCCGGGGGAGGACGCCGGGAGCCTGACGGCGCTGGAGACGCTCGCCGAGCTCGATCAGTACACGTATCTCGTGGCCGGCTGCGTCGGCCCGTTCTGGACCGCGCTCCACGTCGCCCACCGTCCGCGTCTCCAGGGCTGGAATCTCGAGGAGATGAGCGCGCGCGCCGTACGGTTCGGCAAGGCGCTCCAGATGACGAACGTACTGCGCGACGTGCCGGGCGACCTGAGGAACGGTCGGTGCTATCTCCCCGGACGTGAGCTGGCGGCGCTGGGACTGAAGCCCCGCGATCTCCTCGACCCGTCAGCCACGCCGCGGGTCCGCCCGCTGGTCCACCGGCTGCTCGCCGCCGCCCTGGAGCATTACGCGGCCGCCTGGCAGTACACGCTGGCCATCCCGCGTCTCGAGTGGCGGATGCGTCTGGCCTGTGCCTGGCCGTTGCTGATCGGCCTCGCCACGATCGAGAAGCTGGCCGCGCACTCCGACCCCCTAGCGGCGCCCGCGCCGATCAAGATTTCGCGCGCGCAGGTACGCGCGATCCTCGCCCGCTCGCTGGTCACGGTGTGGTCGAACGACGCGCTGGCGGCCGAGGCCGGGCGGCGGCGCCGACGCATCACCCTCTGA
- a CDS encoding M23 family metallopeptidase codes for MTAARALAALAALLPLAVGALAPAVAAAHVIKVTWQPARPRIGDVGWVFVQTAPDDATLEGSVGGHPLRFFPYAGGHAAVVGFDLETKPGPHTWRLAVLRPGVGPQTAQGRIHVQRRDFPVQRLSLPRPMVDLDPETERRAVTEAERLRTLYRMVTPDRLWRGRFTRPVGGTEPGSGFGARRIINGQPRSPHAGIDYAAPRGTPVVATNDARVALVADYFFPGRLVVLDHGLGLYTLYFHLDDVRVSEGERVSRGQPIGAVGATGRATGPHLHFGAQVGAARIDPETLLELTVRD; via the coding sequence GTGACGGCCGCCCGCGCGCTCGCGGCCCTCGCCGCGCTCCTTCCCCTCGCGGTCGGCGCCCTCGCCCCGGCGGTCGCCGCCGCCCACGTCATTAAGGTAACCTGGCAGCCGGCGCGCCCGCGCATCGGCGACGTCGGCTGGGTCTTCGTCCAGACCGCCCCGGATGACGCCACCCTCGAGGGATCGGTCGGTGGGCACCCCCTGCGCTTCTTTCCCTACGCGGGCGGTCACGCCGCGGTGGTGGGGTTCGATCTCGAGACGAAGCCGGGTCCCCACACCTGGCGGCTGGCGGTGCTCCGGCCCGGCGTCGGGCCGCAGACGGCCCAGGGCCGGATTCACGTGCAGCGGCGCGACTTCCCCGTGCAGCGGCTCAGCCTGCCCCGGCCGATGGTGGACCTAGACCCCGAGACCGAGCGTCGAGCTGTCACCGAGGCAGAGCGCCTGCGCACCCTGTATCGCATGGTGACGCCGGACCGGCTCTGGCGGGGTCGGTTTACGCGCCCCGTCGGTGGCACCGAACCCGGCAGCGGCTTTGGGGCGCGCCGCATCATCAACGGCCAGCCGCGGTCACCCCATGCCGGCATCGACTATGCCGCGCCCCGCGGCACCCCGGTGGTGGCGACCAACGACGCGCGGGTGGCGCTTGTCGCCGACTACTTCTTCCCCGGGCGGCTGGTCGTGCTCGACCACGGTCTGGGGCTCTACACGCTCTACTTCCACCTGGACGACGTCAGGGTCTCGGAGGGCGAGCGTGTCAGCCGCGGGCAGCCGATCGGGGCAGTCGGGGCGACCGGCCGCGCAACGGGGCCGCATCTGCACTTCGGGGCCCAGGTGGGGGCGGCCCGGATCGACCCTGAGACCCTCCTGGAGCTCACCGTCCGCGATTAG